A window of Streptomyces sp. DG1A-41 contains these coding sequences:
- a CDS encoding NUDIX domain-containing protein, whose product MEQREAVVAVLLRGERLLAIRRGPAVARPGYWQPLSGKVEPGETQEQAVVREVREEVGLTVVPLARVWESETDDRRFRLHWWTARADTGEVVPDPDEVAETRWVTPEEFLTLDPVFDGDREFFERILPGL is encoded by the coding sequence GTGGAACAGCGCGAGGCCGTTGTCGCCGTACTCCTGCGGGGTGAGCGACTGCTCGCGATCCGGCGTGGTCCGGCCGTGGCCCGCCCCGGTTACTGGCAGCCGCTCAGCGGCAAGGTCGAGCCCGGCGAGACCCAGGAGCAGGCGGTCGTCCGGGAGGTCCGCGAGGAGGTCGGCCTCACCGTCGTGCCGCTGGCGAGGGTGTGGGAGTCGGAGACCGACGACCGCCGCTTCCGCCTCCACTGGTGGACCGCCCGAGCGGACACGGGTGAGGTCGTCCCCGACCCGGACGAGGTCGCCGAGACCCGCTGGGTCACACCGGAGGAGTTCCTGACCCTGGACCCGGTCTTCGAC
- a CDS encoding RNA methyltransferase codes for MADLITVEDPDDPRLHDYTGLTDVELRRKREPAEGLFIAEGEKVIRRAKEAGYEMRSMLLSAKWVDVMRDVIDELPAPVYAVSPELAEQVTGYHVHRGALASMQRKPLPTAADLLRTARRVVILESVNDHTNIGAIFRSAAALGMDAVLLSPDCADPLYRRSVKVSMGAVFSVPYARLDTWPKGLESVREAGFTLLALTPDEKARPLDEAAPHTMDRVALMLGAEGDGLSTQALVAADEWVRIPMSHGVDSLNVGAAAAVAFYAVATGRPQA; via the coding sequence GTGGCCGATCTCATCACCGTCGAGGATCCCGACGACCCGCGCCTGCACGACTACACCGGCCTGACCGACGTGGAACTGCGCCGCAAGCGCGAACCCGCCGAGGGCCTCTTCATCGCCGAGGGCGAGAAGGTCATCCGAAGGGCCAAGGAAGCGGGCTACGAGATGCGGTCCATGCTGCTCTCGGCCAAGTGGGTCGACGTCATGCGCGACGTCATCGACGAACTCCCCGCCCCGGTCTACGCCGTCAGCCCGGAGCTCGCCGAGCAGGTCACCGGCTACCACGTGCACCGCGGCGCGCTCGCCTCCATGCAGCGCAAGCCCCTGCCCACGGCGGCCGACCTGCTCCGGACCGCCCGCCGCGTCGTGATCTTGGAGTCGGTCAACGACCACACCAACATCGGCGCGATCTTCCGCTCCGCCGCCGCCCTCGGCATGGACGCGGTCCTGCTCTCCCCGGACTGCGCGGACCCCCTCTACCGCCGCAGCGTGAAGGTCTCCATGGGTGCGGTCTTCTCCGTGCCGTACGCCCGTCTGGACACCTGGCCCAAGGGCCTGGAGTCGGTCCGCGAGGCCGGCTTCACGCTGCTCGCCCTCACCCCCGACGAGAAGGCCCGGCCCCTCGACGAGGCCGCCCCGCACACCATGGACCGCGTGGCCCTCATGCTCGGCGCCGAGGGCGACGGCCTGTCCACCCAGGCCCTGGTCGCCGCCGACGAGTGGGTGCGCATCCCCATGTCCCACGGCGTCGACTCCCTCAACGTGGGCGCGGCGGCGGCCGTGGCCTTCTACGCCGTGGCCACCGGCCGCCCTCAGGCCTAG
- the cobA gene encoding uroporphyrinogen-III C-methyltransferase, whose amino-acid sequence MAEHPAYPVGLRLTGRRVVVLGGGQVAQRRLPALIAAGADIVLVSPEVTPSVEAMADAGEITWHQRSYEEGDLANAWYALIATGDTEANTRASAEAERHRVWCVRSDDADEATAWTPATGHSEGVTVAVLTTDARGRDPRHTAAIRDAVVEGLRDGTLVAPHHRTRTPGVALVGGGPGDPDLITVRGRRLLAEADVVIADRLGPRDLLAELPPHVEVIDAAKIPYGRFMAQEAINNALIEHAKQGKSVVRLKGGDPYVFGRGMEELQALAEAGISCTVVPGISSSISVPGAAGIPVTHRGVAHEFTVVSGHVAPDDERSLVDWPSLAKLTGTLVILMGVDKIGKIAETLVAHGKAPDTPVALIQEGTTAGQRRVDATLATVGETVRTEAVKPPAVIVIGEVVKVGPTAVAPRE is encoded by the coding sequence ATGGCCGAACACCCCGCCTACCCCGTAGGCCTCCGCCTCACCGGCCGCCGCGTGGTCGTCCTCGGCGGCGGCCAGGTCGCCCAGCGCCGCCTCCCGGCCCTCATCGCGGCGGGCGCGGACATCGTCCTCGTGTCTCCCGAGGTCACCCCCTCCGTCGAAGCCATGGCGGACGCCGGTGAGATCACCTGGCACCAGCGCTCCTACGAGGAAGGCGACCTCGCGAACGCCTGGTACGCCCTCATCGCCACCGGCGACACGGAAGCGAACACAAGGGCCTCCGCCGAGGCGGAACGCCACCGCGTGTGGTGCGTCCGCTCCGACGACGCCGACGAGGCGACGGCCTGGACCCCGGCCACCGGCCACAGCGAGGGCGTCACGGTCGCCGTACTGACCACGGACGCCCGCGGCCGCGACCCCCGCCACACCGCCGCCATCCGCGACGCGGTCGTCGAGGGCCTGCGCGACGGCACGCTCGTCGCCCCGCACCACCGCACCCGTACGCCCGGAGTCGCCCTGGTCGGCGGTGGTCCCGGCGACCCGGACCTGATCACCGTGCGCGGCCGCCGCCTGCTCGCCGAGGCCGACGTGGTCATCGCGGACCGCCTCGGCCCGCGCGACCTGCTCGCCGAACTCCCGCCGCACGTCGAGGTGATCGACGCGGCGAAGATCCCCTACGGCCGCTTCATGGCCCAGGAAGCCATCAACAACGCGCTCATCGAGCACGCCAAGCAGGGCAAGTCGGTCGTACGGCTGAAGGGCGGCGACCCGTACGTCTTCGGCCGGGGCATGGAGGAGCTCCAGGCGCTCGCCGAGGCGGGCATCTCCTGCACGGTCGTCCCCGGCATCTCCAGCTCCATCTCGGTGCCGGGCGCGGCCGGCATCCCGGTCACCCACCGCGGGGTCGCCCACGAGTTCACCGTGGTCAGCGGGCACGTGGCCCCCGACGACGAGCGCTCCCTGGTCGACTGGCCGTCGCTCGCCAAGCTGACCGGCACGCTCGTGATCCTCATGGGCGTCGACAAGATCGGCAAGATCGCCGAGACGCTGGTGGCCCACGGCAAGGCCCCTGACACGCCCGTCGCCCTGATCCAGGAAGGCACGACGGCCGGCCAGCGCCGCGTCGACGCGACCCTGGCGACGGTCGGGGAGACCGTACGGACCGAGGCCGTGAAGCCCCCGGCGGTGATCGTCATCGGCGAGGTCGTGAAGGTCGGCCCGACGGCCGTCGCGCCCCGCGAGTAA
- the cobT gene encoding nicotinate-nucleotide--dimethylbenzimidazole phosphoribosyltransferase, with protein sequence MTDTGQVPGEGLPENAGMVEQPGAPAHGAYAYLSENTAEDEDLLLPGSHGAWGNEVAPPAPEPVVEAVHQPGPHELSGRDSGSVDLGGVRLPDPPPIPPITPRRPLHLGPPLPDSSASPVRSLADRGPAEAPARQPAASAPGPEYLDVPRAPEAPAPAAAPWGAQVQPQTQVSAGAAPAETVVPSAEQAGTAQAVATRVAPQPGHAAPMAPAGSEQAAYAEQPAQGAAAPGEPAGDQGAAGEPEQVVPEQGAGVAGDPAGVGVGEQVAVAEPGVAGEPAGVGVGPDGEPVAAAESVQGAAVSGAPAGMDVDPAGEQVTAAEPAQDVGVEGGPAGVGVGPAPDQEATAEPGQGASAQGVGAESDPAGAGVAPATGQVAAAEAGAVFASEPVPGEAPGPVADGSGQDGDPARADGSPEVPGPGAAGESADGGEQAAVAAAQQDVAPAPVPEATPVPEAAPLPEAAATAPEQAVTAPPEADVAEPADAQVADAVAPDAAAQAPAAEVVPEAGAPAAPATEAVAQEPEAMGDETAAPAHAPEPIAQAPEATDAEATAQEPQMTAPQTAAAAPEAPAAATPAPASETVAPVAEAPALAEAPALADAPALADAPALADAPALADAPAPADAPTSGAPASASETVAPVAEAPAPAEAPTSGAPAPASETVAPEAGAPAAEAPVAADAPASADAPAPADAPAPGAPADAPETTAPTPPPAATAPPQPTETATPDSGAEATASAPPAPAQAAPDATAEAAGAAQAPEAAAPDATAEAAPPAPEPAAATPEPAEATPTPAAPEAPQTPQPPETTPAPAEDVTVVLPGPAPDEQAGQHVQGPQQSQAAVPQPAQPEAEPMVIVPAPREGEAELAQNADDLDTRAAEQEDLADQQRHEAESAAAVAEARQSTGPAAPGYAPAEREAVLKVMRERRDIRNGFRSDPIPHEVLLRVLEAAHHAPSVGHSQPWDFVVIRSADTRRAMHELAMRQRDAYAKSLPKGRAKQFKELKIEAILDTPVNIVVTADPTRGGRHTLGRHTQPQMAPYSAALAVENLWLAARAEGLGVGWVSFFDEREMVRALGLPEHLEVIAYLCVGYVDEFPDEPELLQAGWSKRRPLSWVVHEETYGRRALPGEEPHDLLAETVAQIRPLDAKALGEAWERQKRMTKPAGALGMLEIISAQLSGLSRQCPPPIPEPAAVAIFAGDHGVHAQGVTPWPQEVTAQMVANFLGGGAVCNAFATQVGAEVCIVDVGVAADLPATPGLLPRKVRAGTSDMTTGPAMTREEAKQAIEVGIETARDLVAAGNKALLTGEMGIANTTASAALISVFTGADPAEVTGRGTGINDETLARKTEVVRRALELHQPDPADPVGVLAAIGGFEHAAIVGLLLGGASLRTPVILDGVSAGAAALVARAIAPEVLAACIAGHRSAEPGHVAALNKLGLRPLVDLDLRLGEGTGALLALPLVQSTARAMHEVATFDSAGVTEK encoded by the coding sequence ATGACCGACACCGGCCAGGTCCCGGGCGAGGGACTGCCGGAGAACGCAGGCATGGTGGAACAGCCGGGCGCCCCCGCGCACGGTGCGTACGCCTACCTCTCCGAGAACACCGCCGAGGACGAAGACCTGCTGTTGCCGGGCTCCCACGGCGCCTGGGGCAACGAGGTCGCCCCGCCCGCGCCGGAGCCGGTCGTCGAGGCCGTGCACCAGCCGGGCCCGCACGAGCTCTCCGGCCGTGACAGCGGCTCGGTCGACCTCGGCGGCGTCCGCCTGCCCGACCCGCCGCCGATCCCGCCCATCACCCCGCGCCGTCCGCTGCACCTCGGCCCGCCCCTTCCCGACAGCTCCGCCAGCCCGGTCCGCTCGCTCGCCGACCGCGGTCCCGCGGAAGCGCCGGCACGACAGCCCGCGGCGTCGGCGCCCGGGCCCGAGTACCTCGACGTCCCGCGCGCCCCGGAGGCGCCCGCGCCGGCGGCCGCGCCCTGGGGCGCGCAGGTCCAGCCCCAGACCCAGGTGAGTGCCGGGGCGGCGCCTGCGGAAACGGTTGTTCCGTCAGCAGAGCAGGCGGGCACGGCCCAGGCCGTCGCGACCCGCGTCGCCCCGCAGCCGGGCCATGCGGCACCGATGGCCCCGGCCGGGTCCGAGCAGGCCGCCTACGCCGAGCAGCCCGCGCAGGGCGCGGCGGCGCCGGGCGAGCCCGCCGGTGACCAGGGGGCTGCCGGCGAGCCGGAGCAGGTTGTGCCCGAGCAGGGCGCGGGGGTTGCCGGTGACCCCGCTGGAGTGGGCGTCGGCGAGCAGGTGGCCGTCGCCGAGCCCGGGGTTGCCGGTGAGCCGGCTGGTGTGGGCGTCGGCCCGGATGGCGAGCCGGTGGCAGCGGCCGAGTCCGTGCAGGGCGCGGCGGTTTCCGGTGCCCCTGCTGGGATGGACGTCGACCCTGCCGGGGAGCAGGTGACTGCCGCCGAGCCCGCGCAGGACGTGGGGGTCGAGGGCGGCCCGGCCGGCGTGGGCGTCGGCCCCGCCCCTGACCAGGAGGCAACCGCCGAGCCGGGGCAGGGCGCTTCCGCGCAGGGCGTGGGAGCTGAGAGTGACCCCGCCGGCGCGGGCGTCGCACCGGCCACCGGCCAGGTGGCAGCCGCCGAGGCCGGGGCCGTGTTCGCTTCGGAGCCGGTTCCGGGGGAGGCGCCGGGGCCTGTCGCGGACGGGTCTGGTCAGGACGGTGACCCGGCACGTGCCGATGGTTCTCCCGAGGTGCCCGGGCCGGGTGCCGCGGGCGAATCCGCCGACGGCGGTGAGCAGGCCGCCGTGGCTGCTGCACAGCAGGACGTGGCACCCGCTCCTGTCCCGGAGGCCACGCCGGTGCCCGAGGCGGCCCCGTTGCCGGAGGCTGCCGCCACCGCGCCCGAGCAGGCTGTCACCGCTCCGCCTGAGGCGGACGTAGCGGAACCCGCCGATGCCCAAGTGGCGGACGCGGTGGCCCCCGACGCTGCCGCACAGGCGCCGGCAGCGGAGGTTGTCCCCGAGGCTGGCGCACCGGCCGCGCCCGCGACCGAGGCCGTCGCGCAGGAGCCGGAGGCCATGGGCGACGAGACCGCCGCGCCAGCGCACGCTCCCGAGCCGATCGCCCAGGCCCCTGAGGCAACTGACGCCGAGGCGACAGCGCAGGAACCCCAGATGACGGCACCGCAGACCGCGGCTGCCGCCCCCGAAGCGCCCGCCGCTGCCACGCCCGCCCCGGCCTCCGAGACGGTCGCCCCGGTTGCCGAGGCTCCCGCGCTTGCCGAGGCTCCCGCGCTTGCCGACGCCCCTGCGCTTGCCGACGCCCCTGCGCTTGCCGACGCCCCTGCGCTTGCCGACGCCCCTGCGCCTGCCGACGCACCCACCTCCGGAGCGCCCGCCTCGGCCTCCGAGACGGTCGCCCCGGTTGCCGAGGCTCCCGCACCTGCCGAGGCACCCACGTCCGGAGCGCCGGCCCCGGCCTCCGAGACGGTCGCCCCGGAAGCCGGCGCCCCGGCTGCCGAGGCTCCCGTGGCTGCTGACGCACCTGCGTCTGCTGACGCACCCGCGCCCGCCGACGCACCCGCCCCCGGCGCGCCCGCCGACGCTCCGGAGACCACCGCACCGACTCCGCCCCCTGCCGCAACGGCGCCTCCTCAGCCCACCGAGACGGCCACACCCGACTCCGGAGCCGAGGCCACCGCCTCTGCTCCTCCTGCCCCTGCCCAGGCGGCCCCCGACGCGACGGCCGAGGCGGCGGGAGCGGCCCAGGCCCCCGAAGCAGCCGCGCCCGACGCCACCGCCGAGGCGGCGCCACCGGCACCCGAGCCGGCAGCCGCCACGCCCGAGCCGGCTGAGGCCACCCCCACCCCCGCGGCACCGGAAGCCCCCCAAACCCCGCAGCCCCCGGAAACCACCCCGGCACCCGCCGAGGACGTCACCGTCGTACTCCCCGGCCCGGCCCCGGACGAGCAGGCCGGACAGCATGTCCAGGGCCCGCAGCAGTCCCAGGCCGCCGTCCCCCAGCCGGCCCAGCCCGAGGCGGAACCCATGGTCATCGTCCCCGCACCCCGCGAAGGCGAAGCCGAACTCGCACAGAACGCCGACGACCTGGACACCCGGGCCGCCGAACAGGAAGACCTGGCGGACCAGCAACGCCACGAAGCAGAGAGCGCGGCCGCAGTGGCAGAAGCACGACAGTCCACCGGCCCCGCCGCCCCCGGCTACGCCCCCGCCGAGCGCGAGGCCGTGCTGAAGGTCATGCGCGAACGCCGCGACATCCGCAACGGGTTCCGCAGCGACCCCATCCCGCACGAGGTGCTGCTCCGCGTCCTGGAGGCCGCCCACCACGCGCCCTCCGTCGGTCACTCGCAGCCCTGGGACTTCGTCGTCATCCGCTCCGCCGACACCCGGCGCGCGATGCACGAACTGGCCATGCGCCAGCGCGACGCGTACGCGAAGTCCCTCCCCAAGGGCCGGGCGAAGCAGTTCAAGGAACTGAAGATCGAGGCCATCCTCGACACGCCGGTGAACATCGTCGTCACCGCCGACCCCACCCGCGGCGGCCGCCACACCCTCGGCCGTCACACCCAGCCCCAGATGGCGCCGTACTCGGCCGCCCTGGCCGTGGAGAACCTCTGGCTCGCCGCCCGCGCCGAAGGCCTCGGCGTCGGCTGGGTCAGCTTCTTCGACGAGCGCGAGATGGTCCGCGCCCTCGGTCTGCCCGAGCACCTCGAGGTCATCGCCTACCTGTGCGTCGGTTACGTCGACGAGTTCCCGGACGAGCCCGAACTGCTCCAGGCGGGCTGGTCCAAGCGCCGCCCGCTGTCCTGGGTCGTGCACGAGGAGACGTACGGCCGCCGCGCCCTGCCCGGAGAGGAACCGCACGACCTGCTCGCCGAGACCGTCGCGCAGATCCGCCCGCTCGACGCCAAGGCGCTCGGCGAGGCGTGGGAGCGCCAGAAGCGTATGACCAAGCCGGCCGGTGCGCTGGGCATGCTGGAGATCATCTCCGCGCAGCTGTCCGGCCTGTCCCGGCAGTGCCCGCCGCCCATCCCGGAGCCCGCCGCCGTCGCGATCTTCGCCGGCGACCACGGCGTGCACGCGCAGGGGGTCACCCCCTGGCCGCAGGAGGTCACGGCCCAGATGGTGGCCAACTTCCTCGGCGGCGGCGCCGTCTGCAACGCCTTCGCCACCCAGGTGGGCGCCGAGGTCTGCATCGTCGACGTGGGCGTCGCCGCCGACCTCCCGGCCACCCCGGGTCTGCTTCCCCGCAAGGTCCGGGCGGGCACGTCCGACATGACCACCGGCCCGGCGATGACCCGCGAGGAGGCCAAGCAGGCCATCGAGGTCGGCATCGAGACCGCCCGCGACCTGGTCGCGGCCGGCAACAAGGCACTCCTCACCGGCGAGATGGGCATCGCGAACACGACTGCCTCCGCCGCCCTGATCTCCGTCTTCACGGGAGCGGACCCGGCCGAGGTCACGGGCCGGGGCACCGGCATCAACGACGAGACCCTCGCTCGCAAGACCGAGGTCGTCCGCCGCGCCCTCGAACTCCACCAGCCGGACCCGGCCGACCCGGTCGGCGTGCTGGCCGCGATCGGCGGCTTCGAACACGCCGCCATCGTCGGCCTCCTCCTCGGCGGCGCCTCCCTGCGTACGCCGGTCATCCTGGACGGCGTCAGCGCCGGTGCCGCCGCCCTGGTGGCCCGCGCCATCGCCCCGGAGGTCCTGGCGGCCTGCATCGCCGGCCACCGCAGCGCCGAGCCCGGCCACGTGGCCGCCCTGAACAAGCTCGGCCTGCGCCCCCTGGTCGACCTCGACCTCCGCCTGGGCGAGGGGACAGGCGCCCTCCTGGCGCTCCCCCTGGTCCAGAGCACGGCGAGAGCGATGCACGAGGTGGCGACGTTCGATTCGGCGGGAGTGACTGAGAAGTAG
- the cbiE gene encoding precorrin-6y C5,15-methyltransferase (decarboxylating) subunit CbiE — MADRVTVIGWDGSPLTAAARAALGAATLVAGAAHHLSLPEVPAGAERIRLGSVALAARRIAGHRGTAVVLADGDPGFFGVVRTLRAPEFGLEVEVVPAVSSVAAAFARAGMPWDDAQVVVAHRRTLRRAVNVCRAHTKVAVLTSPGAGPAELGLLLEGVHRSFVICEELGTQRERVSVVTSDKAADHTWRDPNVVIVLGGPTGPGTVGETGGWIAGRDPSVGPRGWSLPAEAYGGDLGEGETQLLRASQLARLGPRIGDLVWDIGCGSGAFAIEAARAGAAVIAVDSDRAACARTDAAARRLGVQLQIVHGTAPHVLENLPEPDVVRVGGGGAAVVSAVVDRRAQRIVTHAATRDAAELIGRDLTEHGYGVECALLQSVELDTRAWTEKERSVAFLLSGVLPRRGA, encoded by the coding sequence ATGGCCGACCGGGTCACGGTGATCGGCTGGGACGGTTCGCCGCTGACCGCCGCGGCACGCGCCGCCCTGGGTGCCGCCACGCTCGTGGCGGGTGCCGCCCACCACCTGTCGCTCCCCGAGGTACCCGCCGGCGCCGAGCGCATCCGCCTCGGCAGCGTCGCCCTCGCCGCCCGCCGCATCGCCGGCCACCGCGGCACGGCCGTCGTGCTCGCCGATGGCGACCCCGGCTTCTTCGGCGTCGTACGCACCCTGCGCGCCCCCGAGTTCGGACTCGAGGTCGAAGTCGTCCCCGCCGTCTCCTCGGTCGCCGCCGCCTTCGCCCGCGCCGGCATGCCCTGGGACGATGCACAGGTGGTCGTCGCACACCGCCGCACCCTGCGCCGCGCGGTGAACGTATGCCGCGCCCACACCAAGGTGGCGGTCCTCACCTCACCCGGCGCCGGCCCCGCCGAACTCGGCCTGCTCCTCGAAGGAGTCCACCGCTCCTTCGTCATCTGCGAGGAACTCGGCACCCAGCGCGAGCGGGTCAGCGTCGTCACCTCCGACAAGGCCGCCGACCACACCTGGCGCGACCCCAACGTCGTCATCGTCCTCGGCGGCCCGACCGGGCCCGGCACCGTGGGGGAGACCGGCGGCTGGATCGCCGGCCGCGACCCGTCCGTCGGGCCACGCGGCTGGTCCCTGCCCGCCGAGGCGTACGGCGGCGACCTCGGCGAGGGCGAGACCCAGCTGCTGCGCGCCTCCCAACTCGCCCGCCTCGGACCGCGTATCGGCGACCTCGTGTGGGACATCGGCTGCGGCAGCGGCGCCTTCGCCATCGAGGCCGCGCGCGCCGGCGCCGCCGTCATCGCCGTCGACAGCGACCGGGCCGCCTGCGCCCGCACCGACGCGGCCGCCCGCCGGCTCGGCGTCCAGCTCCAGATCGTGCACGGCACCGCCCCGCACGTCCTGGAGAACCTCCCCGAACCCGACGTCGTCCGCGTCGGCGGCGGGGGAGCGGCCGTCGTCTCGGCCGTCGTCGACCGCCGAGCGCAGCGCATCGTCACGCACGCCGCCACCCGGGACGCCGCCGAACTCATCGGCCGGGACCTGACGGAGCACGGATACGGCGTCGAGTGCGCCCTGCTCCAGTCCGTCGAACTCGACACACGGGCCTGGACGGAGAAGGAACGGAGCGTCGCGTTCCTGCTCAGCGGCGTGCTGCCCCGGCGCGGCGCCTGA
- a CDS encoding GNAT family N-acetyltransferase → MTSTFPNVSISTERLVLRPFEEPDIPSFADMMNDELVTAWTSVPQPYTEAHARSWITEQAPAERAEGRGIVFAVTEFLTQRLVGIVHLRNTDWRVRSSEISYVIAPWARGEGYASEAALITAQWLFNDQKFERLELRTPADNTASQQVAQKIGCISEGVLRGAWIARARTDDGEWTEVRTDLIVWSLLPEDLEGVGDQIPGGFTSFGEWN, encoded by the coding sequence ATGACGAGCACCTTTCCCAACGTCTCCATCAGCACGGAGCGGTTGGTCCTGCGCCCCTTCGAGGAGCCGGACATCCCCTCGTTCGCCGACATGATGAACGACGAGCTCGTCACCGCCTGGACCAGCGTCCCGCAGCCCTACACCGAGGCCCACGCCCGCTCCTGGATCACCGAACAGGCCCCCGCCGAACGGGCCGAGGGGCGCGGCATCGTCTTCGCCGTCACCGAGTTCCTCACCCAGCGCCTCGTCGGCATCGTCCACCTCCGGAACACCGACTGGCGGGTCCGCTCCAGCGAGATCTCCTACGTCATCGCTCCCTGGGCCCGCGGCGAGGGCTACGCCTCCGAGGCGGCGCTCATCACCGCCCAGTGGCTCTTCAACGACCAGAAGTTCGAGCGCCTCGAACTGCGCACCCCGGCCGACAACACCGCCTCCCAGCAGGTGGCCCAGAAGATCGGCTGCATCAGCGAGGGAGTGCTGCGCGGCGCCTGGATAGCCCGGGCACGGACGGACGACGGTGAGTGGACCGAGGTGCGCACCGACCTGATCGTCTGGAGCCTGCTCCCCGAGGACCTCGAAGGCGTGGGCGACCAGATTCCCGGCGGCTTCACGTCCTTCGGCGAGTGGAACTGA
- a CDS encoding MetQ/NlpA family ABC transporter substrate-binding protein, with translation MRNTVKITTAVLAAGALTLGLSACGAGNSGSDGPLIVAASPVPHAEILTYVKDNLAKKEGLDLQVKEFTDYVTPNTATQDGSVGANYFQNKPYLDDFNKKNGTDIVPVVTVHLEPLGLYSHKVKKAGGLKSGATVAIPNDTVNEARALKLLAANGLITLKAGVGNEATPSDITKNPKNLKFKELEAAQTPRSLNDVDAAVVNGNYAIESDLKPSRDALVLESPKSNPYGNFLAVKKGQEDDPRVKKLAKLLTSPEVKKFIQDKYAGSVLASF, from the coding sequence GTGCGTAACACCGTCAAGATCACCACCGCCGTCCTCGCCGCCGGAGCCCTCACCCTCGGGCTCAGCGCTTGCGGCGCGGGCAACTCCGGCTCCGACGGACCCCTGATCGTCGCCGCCAGCCCGGTCCCGCACGCCGAGATCCTCACCTACGTCAAGGACAACCTGGCGAAGAAGGAGGGCCTGGACCTCCAGGTCAAGGAGTTCACCGACTACGTCACGCCGAACACGGCGACGCAGGACGGCTCCGTCGGCGCCAACTACTTCCAGAACAAGCCGTATCTCGACGACTTCAACAAGAAGAACGGCACCGACATCGTGCCCGTCGTCACGGTCCACCTGGAGCCGCTCGGCCTCTACTCCCACAAGGTCAAGAAGGCCGGCGGCCTGAAGAGCGGTGCGACCGTCGCCATCCCCAACGACACCGTCAACGAGGCCCGCGCCCTCAAGCTCCTCGCCGCGAACGGGCTCATCACCCTCAAGGCGGGCGTCGGTAACGAGGCGACCCCCTCCGACATCACCAAGAACCCCAAGAACCTCAAGTTCAAGGAGCTGGAGGCGGCCCAGACGCCGCGCTCCCTCAACGACGTGGACGCCGCCGTCGTCAACGGCAACTACGCCATCGAGTCCGACCTCAAGCCGTCGAGGGACGCCCTCGTCCTGGAGTCCCCGAAGAGCAACCCGTACGGCAACTTCCTCGCCGTGAAGAAGGGCCAGGAGGACGACCCGCGCGTGAAGAAGCTCGCCAAGCTCCTCACCTCGCCCGAGGTGAAGAAGTTCATCCAGGACAAGTACGCCGGCTCCGTGCTCGCCTCCTTCTGA
- a CDS encoding methionine ABC transporter permease, giving the protein MTWSEMQPLLEQACWDTLYMVGWSALIAVVGGLPLGILLVLTGRGGLLQNVVANKVIGQIVNIARSLPFIILMVALMTFTRWITGTTIGREAAIVPLAVGAIPFFARLVETAVREVDHGLVEAVQAMGGNTWTVVRKVLVPESLPSLISSTTTTVVALIGYSAMAGTVGAGGLGDIAIRYGYQRFETGLMWITVAILAVVISLIQFAGDYAARSLHRRGAHSGPVPKLRLLKAAS; this is encoded by the coding sequence GTGACCTGGTCGGAGATGCAGCCCCTGCTGGAGCAGGCGTGTTGGGACACGCTCTACATGGTCGGCTGGTCTGCCCTCATCGCCGTCGTCGGCGGACTGCCGCTCGGGATCCTGCTGGTCCTGACCGGCCGCGGCGGGCTCCTTCAGAATGTCGTCGCCAACAAGGTCATCGGGCAGATCGTGAACATCGCCCGCTCGCTGCCGTTCATCATCCTGATGGTCGCGCTGATGACCTTCACCCGCTGGATCACCGGCACGACCATCGGCCGCGAGGCCGCCATCGTGCCGCTCGCCGTCGGCGCCATCCCGTTCTTCGCGCGCCTGGTCGAGACGGCCGTCCGCGAAGTGGACCACGGGCTCGTCGAGGCAGTGCAGGCCATGGGCGGCAACACCTGGACCGTCGTGCGCAAGGTGCTCGTCCCCGAGTCCCTGCCGTCGCTGATCTCCAGCACCACCACCACGGTCGTCGCCCTCATCGGCTACTCGGCCATGGCGGGCACCGTCGGTGCCGGCGGGCTGGGCGACATCGCCATCCGCTACGGCTACCAGCGCTTCGAGACCGGGCTGATGTGGATCACCGTCGCGATCCTCGCCGTCGTCATCTCGCTCATCCAGTTCGCCGGCGACTACGCGGCCCGCTCCCTGCACCGCCGAGGCGCCCACTCGGGCCCCGTCCCGAAACTGCGGCTGCTCAAAGCCGCCTCCTGA